ATTAAGAGTTAAGAGAATACATTATTGCAAGAAACAATAATTATATGTCCTACcgtaaaaattaaataatatacatCACTTGCCAAGGGACTTGTGCATTAACTAGAGTAACAAATATCAGCAAAGCAATTTACAGAAAACTGCATTTTGAGTTCAATAGTTCATTATCTATTAAAATTGCTAGCATAAttggaagaaaaaaagaatcagCTTAACTCTCTTATCTTTTTACCTCCCATGAAGATACAGATCTATAGTGTTGGAGCTCCAGATATCACCCAAAGTCAGCATGCAAATATCTGTTCCTGCAAAGTTGATCATGGAAATGGCAAACCAGTTAACTCCACACAACAATCTAGTGTAGTATATTGAACTAAGTTTGTGATTCAATGTATTTCTCAGGGGAACCAAACAACAAATGCAGACTGGATATAGGCACAAACATGTTGTTTGTCCCATACTAATATAGAACAAAATGAGACATGCAACATACCTGGGAGAACAAAAGCATCAACTATAATTGCTTCAATCACACTGCTCAACTGTAAGAATTTTTTCTCATATATTGAATCAATTGTAATAGTGTTCGCTAGCTTCCCTCTCTTGTGCTTCTTCTTCAACTTGGCAATAACATCAGACTGTTTTTTCGGAGCTCCACTTTTGTTTTGCTCATTCCAGGCCTGGACACACTCAGCCAAATACAAGACAGATTATGTGAATACGTATTTTGATGTATACATGAGACATTATTCAACTTACTGAATCATGACAATAATCCAAGAATTTATAGAAGATGAATCACTGCAGCATAATTACTAGACCTAATAAGACTCCTTTAAATGAATAGTCAGAACAGAAACTCCAAAGAAGCAAAACATATACAAGATTATCATTATTAAGTTCATGATTTAGGAGATGACTACATTTAACATAGCAGCATTACCATTTCCGGTGAAAAATATATACAAGCATAGGCGCAATCACCATAGAAATAAGAGCAGCAGACAATCAAAACAATAGACCAGTCTACAGCTCCACGATAACTCACATAATCAGTAATAAAGATATTCCAACATTCAAACATCAATTAACTCGTTACCCATACAACAATACATTCCGATctcttcactttttcacaattaGAACCTACGTTCCTATACGGGAAACTAATCAAATAAACACTTCTAAATATCAAACAATCGTGATCAAAATTCAAAGCAATTTTCACCAAAACTGGTAAAACACTTATACCAGAGAAAGCTCAGAGAGGAGAATAGCAGGCGTCACGCCGCTCGAATACGCGACACAGGTTCTGAGAATCCGAGTCGCGATCCAGCTCCAGCTCGGACACCGCATGGGGTCTTCCTCCTCTGATTGACCAGCAATCTCGTACAAAATCGATTTAGCGTAGTCGATGAATTTAAGAAACGGATCGTCTTCTTCGATAGCATCCGATCGCTCGATATCCATCATAGtgggctcgttctccctcgtgaAGTGGTCCATCACCTCGTCATTCGGAGAGCTCATTTTCATCAGACCTAAAGAGAGCAAGAGAAAGAAGCTCGGAGCCCTAGTTGAAATGGCGGGTTTTCTGAATTTTGTAGGTCCTCTTTTAGCGCGGGAGATCTTCACTTATTTATATTGCAACCTCatttgaaagttgaaacacaaCAAAACCCCATGCttctttgaaataaaaataaaaataaaaataaaaatatatctaCATCGTCTTTATATTTCATACATAAATCGCCACTCAGCTACTGTTAGGGTGCCTACAATGACAGGTGCAAAAATTGGAGTTCCAACTTTTACACTtatattaatgttaaaaaatgaaagttgaaAGTTGGACATAAATGAAagccaacttttttttttcttgttttggaCCTATACTAGTATGTctattcgtgcgatgcacgacaaacatcaaaattaaacgatatatttaaataaatataaatattaaacataatcaaaatataaattttcaattttgtgtaacgcataatgataattatttttactaaataaatttaaaaattgtatgataatgaaaattagcattacacatttttattatagagtattacgcatcataataattaaataaataaatattttcatatgcaaatataaataaaaaagttgtaaaCTTTTAATGATAAAAGAgaaagtaaaatattttaaaattttcataattaattcatttttaatgACTTTTAATGATAaaagaatattttttcatgaatcaaatttgataacgtttacaaaataaataaaatataaaaaacaaaaagaaaaaaatagttgaaaaattggtggaagacgagagagaaaaagagagggaaaaaatagatggaaaaaactcatcttttatatattatatagattggtTGTGTGTTGTAGAGTTGGACCCATATGAAAATTGTGTAAGAATAGGATGtatatgaaaattaattttatagatttattattgggaaaaaaaaatagaataaaagttgatgatttaaatgTTGATGTGCCTTTATAAGACTCATATGAAAGTTGGATTTCTGGGTTCTTGAATGTAGGCACTCTTAAACTTGTGCGTGTGATCGCCAAGCGTTAAGaagttaatgcctaaggccaaaggtcttgggttcaagttCCCTGTAACGcggccttttaatttctttatttaatattgtaaatttatcaaaagaaaaagaTTGACTTAAACtttatataaaacaaaattcgaattcatgatattttaaattatagaattgtatatttatatttcGATAAATTTATGGACTTACAAAGTGCAAATTTAGAGCGATTGTAAAATAAAATGGCATCATAAAATACTTGTTTAATTTTGAACATAGTAACTAGCACAATTGGctgatatatttaaatttgcACTTTTCAATCATGTTGATTTTGGTGAAGATTTTGTGATTGCTCCATTTTTGTTTCTTGGAGAGTATGTTCATTTTCCGAGAAAAGTACTTCCCCAGAAAATTCTCTACAAATTGTATAGTACAAAATTATCACACAAGTATACCGCAAAATTTACAACTGATCTACGCATTATGAACAGAGAAACCTGCAAGCAGTCACTCCTTTGGCACTGCTGGGGCATTCTTGCTCTCTGATCTTCTCACATTTGTGGCAGATTTACCACTCTTCGACCAAGACGATGACGCAAATCGAACCTCAAGATTCGAAGGATCCAATGACAGTTTCTGTCGTACAAACTCATCCAGATTAAAACCACTTCCACTTCCAGCTGCATTACCCTCACCATTATCAGCAGAAACTCCTCCAAATTGTTCGTTTGCAATGCGTTCCTCAGCAGTGCTGTCGCCTTTCTCTAAGTTGAGAAGCCTCTTTATGCTGTCTACTGCTGGATCAATGATGTCCAGGAATCCCATGATCCATGAGGCATCGTCCACAATCTCAGTACGCTGTTGCAAGCATCAAGAATCAAGCATTACCATCTGCAGCAAAGGTTGTGTGAAGAGGGAAAAAAGGGTGGTTGTAGGAAAATGGCTTGCCTGCTGGAAGTAGAGGTTGCGGATTTCCTCTGCGCGTATGGAGTTGCCTTGATCTTCTTCTAGAGACGCCCACGTCATCCATGTGACGTAGCTTTGGGAGTTTATGTTGAGGGAAGATCTGAATAGTCTCCTTGCCGCTGACAGATTGCCAACTCTTTGTTCTAAGACACCCCAAGCCTGTGCTGGAGCACGTGTTTCTTAGAGTAGTGAAGGGTGTCTTGCTCCACACGTGGGGTTGGAAGCACGATAAAGACTTGGAAAGCAATTAAAACTATGCAGGTAATGAGTATCGTTTACCTGAAGGCAGCGAGCAGCGCTTTCAGTGGTTGAATCTATTGATAGTGCCTTTTGGTAAAGCTCTCTAGCCTTAGCTAAGTTTCCTTCTTTCCACTCCATCCAACCCCAAGCCTAAGAACACGCACACACAAGAGAGTGTCATGGACTAGCTGAAGTCTCTAatatgttgtgtgtgtgtgagagagagagacagagtgAGAGATGGACTAGTTGAAGTCTCTAATATGTTATGAGCCCATACAGAATGTGGTAGTGAGACAAACAAATATCAAATGCAGATGTCTCCTATATTCTGTCCATTAAATCCAACCATAAGCCTAGGAAACATACagacatgagagagagagagagagagggcatGGAATAGTTGAAGTCTTTAATATGTTGAGAACACATACAGAACGTGGAAGCTAGACAAACAAGAATCAAATGCAGCTCATAGAAAACATATAGTTCGTATTGATTCTGCtatgcgagagagagagagtgcgtGTGTCATGGCTAGTTGATGTCCATTATATGCTGTGAAGAAGgtcgaagaaaaataaaaaccagTTGCAGTCAGAGGCTACGTTTAGTCTATAGATGTATGCTATCCAGCCAAGGAAGAATGAACTAGGCGCAGGTGTATGCCATGTATGTTAACGAACCACAGGCTTTCAAAAATTTAAGACAGCAAAATCCTCACAATCCACACGGGTTGATGTCTCGGATCCAGTTCTGATGCTCTCTTGAAGAGAACGCGTGCTAAATTTGCAGTCGAGTATCTGTATTCTAGTAGTGCAAGTGACTGCAGAAGCACCGGATCTCTCGGATTCACAGCATGTCCTATCATCAGAAGCTTCCTTGCTAAATCTAAATTTCCTAAATTAGCTTCAAAGACTCCCCAAACATGCCACGCGAACCTATTCTTGGGACTCGACTGAACAGCTTTCTacattgattaaaaaaaatcaaacaaaattctATTAGACAGAAACGGAAAGTTCTTGAATAAGCAAAAAAAATCAAGTGCTTCTGAACAGCAGACCTCAAAAAGCCTTCTTGCAGCGCGGATATTCTCCTGCTGTGCCTCAAGCTGTGCCCACGCCTTCCACGACGAACACAAGTTTAAGTGATAAAATAGTCGGCAAAACCATCAAAGCAGATATTCTTGAAAACTTACTAGCCAACTAGCACAGCTTCTAGGATTGCACTTTGTTGCCTGCTTGAAGAGATATCGAGCTTGTTCATACCGTTTTGATCTAACTTCAAGAAGTGCGAGTGTTTGGTATATGTACTCATTTCCACCACAGAACTTGAGGGCTTTGCCAAGAAGATGCCTTGCTTTCTTGATATTTCCCTCCTTCATCTCCAAGACTGCCCATCCATGCCAGGCCGCGATGTGCTTCTTGTCAGCAACTGTGGAAGCATCAAATAGTTCTCTAGCTCTCCTTATGTTTCCCATCCTACTCTCCAGAACGGCCCAACACTAGTACAGAACAAAAAAACTCGAGTTTTACTTTAAATCAATCATGTTATGTTGGCTTCCAACTCATCTACTCACCAATTCTAGGCATGCACTAAACACAACATACttggatctctctctctcttcattctTCTTCAAGAATTTCTTTCAATATGCTTGTTTACCCACATTAATTCTTGGTATAGACTAAACAATACATCCttggatctctctctcttctctctccatGTTTCATCATGTATGATATGCAATTAAAACATTAGAAATTCTTTCAATATGCTTGTATATCCACAATAACTCTTGGCAGGGACTGAACACCACATCCTTGGATCTCTCTCTGCATGTTTCTTTCATGTACGATATGCAATTAAAACATTACAATCCATATGCACCTTGCATAGTTGCATGCAAGAAGCACAAATGTGGACTAACCTTTCAACTCTTACTCAACTTATCTACTAGCAAATTCTTGGCAACGATAGATACCCTAAAACAGAATTGCACTTAAACCAACACCAATCACGATGTTTCTTGGAATCTAAACTTAGTAAGAAGAGAGCATTACCAACCTGCcaaatgtatgaattttctccCTGTGTAGCCTGGCATCCCTTTTCGTATACAGCTCGGGCTTCATTCATTTTCGACTGTTTGCTCAAAGCCTTCCCTAGTGCCACATAGGGTCTCCCATCTTCTGGCCAATAGTTTATACACTTCAAAAAAACCACAAGATCACACATCAATATAAGCAAAACAATCTCTCCATAACAATTCAAATATATCATGCATAGTCATAAATGCTGCAAATACTTTCACAAAAAACTATGAAAAGCAAACAAGTAGCTCTTAACCCAATATTGATATATCCCAACTACAAACAAACTTCAAAAACGACAAAGTTCTCACACACACCACATACAATTAGTGGTGAAATCGAACCAATGTCTACCTTCCTAAGTATCTCCTCTGCCTCTTGAAACCGATAGTTCCGCACCAAAAGCTTAGCTTTATACAGAGCCAAATCCAAATTCACCAATAGGAGCTTCTCCTCGGAGCCAGACTCCAGAATCTTAGGCTCAAAAATCGGCATCTTCTTCGCAAATCGCGATAGCCCTTCATCGACTTTCGAAGAAGCTGCACCCTCCTGCAGCTTAACCCCACTCCCACCATCCTCTTCTGCTCTCCCTTCCTCCATAACCGGCCTTCGAACAACGAGCAATTCCTCTAGGGACTTCTTGGCCTTGATGATCTCCTCATCGAAACCATCTCCATATTCCTCCATTTCAGCTTTCGATGCAGAGGTTTGAGGGTTTTCTCGAAGAGCTGGCGGAGATGATGAGTCATGAGAATGTATGTGGAGCAGAGTACGGTGTGGTGGGGAAGAATTGGGAGTTTTTAAGGGTGTGATGAGATGGAATTTTGAGTAGTTCGGGTTTTGGGAAGGTGAAAAGAGAGTGAATTTTGAGcttgatgaagaagaagaagaagagaaggtactcatttctcttttctctttccttttctttttcttgagtGATTTAACAGATAAAACTGTAAGCTTTCTTCATGAAAATGTGTTTGGGCGGAGGAAATTTTACTGAGTGGCCTAAATTCCCTTATATTTTAGTAGAGAAAAATTTCAGTGACAGAGATATGAACCCACAGAAAAATGAGGAAGTTTTTTGCTGAATGTAGAAGATGATCAAAGAGCATACTCAGCTGGTTAACATGCTCATtcctgagagagagagagagagagagagagttgagagttgTGAAGAATGGGGCTTATGGGAATTTCACAGGAAAGAAGCCATTGGTTAGGAATTGGCCACGTCGCCCAAACTATGGGTGGCTCAGACTTTTATCTGAGAAGTAGATTTTCTTTGCCACGTGGCAGTCCTTTGTTGGATgatgtaaatataaaaaaatgatctTTCCACCTGGCACTTCAGCTTTCTCAaacatgtactccctccgtccgcgaattaaagccccatttgcctCTAAATATTTGTCCGcaaattaaagccccatttgcctttttgtacccttttaccctccctctttactttaaattactaccatttgccaTTAATTATCCCACCTAATTTTTTAACCTACTTAATTATTCATTAAGTATTCCTCCTTAATTAAAGCCCCATTAAATTTATGTCTATCAAATGGAATTCTAGAGAATTCCACATTTCGCagttgcctctctctctctaccaaaCCCTTATCTTTTTCATCGGGTTCTTCTCTCTTTGCATCGTCTCTCTCTTGTTCTTCCTAAATCTACCATTGTTGTGTTACTCCATGGATCATCCCTTTGAAACTGAATCGATTGTGCCGGAAACCCCGGCCTCTGATCTATGTGAATTGGCGCCGTGGTTGATGGCTGAAACCGAGCCGCCgggcctccctctctctgaatcggagaAAACGACGTCGGTATCTGAAGCGGCGCCGTGGTTGCTGCCGGATACTGAAGCGgctcgtctccctctctctgaatcggagcaGATCTCGCCGGTAGCTGAAGCGGCGCCATGGTTGCTGCCGGATACCGAAGCGgctcgtctccctctctctgaatcggagcaGATCTCGCTGGTAGCTGAAGCGGCGCCGTGGTTGCTGCCAGATACTGAAGCGgctcgtctccctctctctgaatcggagcaGATCTCGCCGGTAGCTGAAGCGGCGCCATGGTTGATGCCGGATACTGAAGCGGCTCGTCTCCCTCTCTACTGTCTCTCTTGTTTTTATCACACCAGCCAATCCATAATTCAACATcattattcttttctttttccgtTTCATCTTGCCTTACGCGGTTAGTTTTTTCCTCCTTTTCTTCTTTGTTTTTTGATGTGAGAATTCAGTGATTAAAGTATTTTTCTGTACGTAGATGGACCATTTATTTTTGGTTGACTTAAtttcatgaattttatttttcagtgtTTTTTTGAAGAATTTGTTTGTGATCGTCGAGTTGCTTTGATGatctcgattttttttttcagaattttCCTTGATCAAAATCAGATCCTGTTTTAGcgaattttgagtttttttacACTGCGTTGGTGCCTCTGTTTGTGTTCTTCTGTTGTCTTTAGCGGAATATGTGGTGCAGTTGTTGATCGAACAGATTATGTGGTGcctattaaattttgaattctgcctattaaattaattaatcaatgaaacataaaattaagacttaaattgaaacataaaattaaatggaAAGCTTAAAGTCAATAAAGTAAAAGCATTCTCTTAAGTAAAGATTAGCAAAAAGTAAACAACTACCCTTATCTTTTACctacaacacctttttcagcttacttagtctccgtgcccaacagtaaatggggctttaattcgcggacggagggagtagctttttttttctttcttaaattAAACGCGGTAGTCTTTTGAAAAGGAAAATAGTCATATGtctactttttaaaaaatatgctccctccgtccatgaaatgagtacccatttgtggacggcacagattttaagaaatgtatggagtgtagtgtgaatagtttaaatgtcccacttttttagtgtattaattagaGAGATGTGTGGGTCACATTTGCCAAAAAgagaaatgggtactcatttcgtggacggacgaaaaaggaaatacgggtactcatttcgtggacggagggagtatattattactgttattattaattcataaatataaatttataaatatttaattttttggtaTCTGAAAGTCAAGTAAGATCGTGGACCGTGGTAAATATGACAAGATTTATGTTTACGTGGTTTCAGAAGGTAAAGTCTATGCTAAGCTGAGTTTTCTACGCTCCATCCTACGATTGCGACACGTGTCCTCATTCTTTGAACCACAACTTTTTACTTTTGGGCCCAAAACTCGGACCGGTTTAGCAATAGCACTTTGGGCCGTGGTTTCTCATCCTTATACAGTTATACCAGTCTCGATTGCTACGCTGGTATCCGTACCAGCATTATTTTTCATCCCATTAAATTTCGACACGTCacttaaaattttgttttgctTCTTCCCATGTTACAAAGGAGACGTTAACTTGTTCACCATTCTTCCCAGGGTTCTCCAGTATTGTGAACGTTTGAGCTTCTTTTTTTTACCCGAATACAGCCGGTTCCTTCAATTCCTATTTTGTGTTTTTACCACTTTACTAAAACCAGCTGTATGTACTTTTAAGTTACCTGAAATATAAATTGGCGACAACGGCCATGGTCGTGGCAGTGGTCTGCCGCGTTGTTCATCGCCGGTGAAAGAGACGGCGACAAATTGGGGATTTTCGACTTTGCTCGATTTAAGAGAGACAGTCGAGGCGATGGCGACGACGACCATCCGAATTTCTAGTGATATTACCGGCGGCAGGAGTGAGATATGTAGAGGGGGTGGAAGAAGGTTTTGTGTGTCTCTCTTCTTTTGCTGAATTTTGCAGAGAAAGGTCGAGTGAAAGAGATGAGTAAGAAGTTTCTTAATAAATTAAAGCCGACATTTATATGAACTCAGTTATGCTGAATCATGTATTATTTAAGTGATGACTTAATTATGATTTAATCAGGCTTAAATTGGTGATAGTTAACATAAAAGCAGTATTACTTACTTGACttaaatgtaaattataaacaaagttacgtaataataataataataataataataataataataatccatcCGCCCCACTATAAATAagtctctttctattttgggtgtcacACCATAAGTGAGattcattcatttttatgtaaaaattttactttttaaacacattttcatttttccacttacacacaaaatacacgttttttaattctcgtgtccAAAAAAAATGATCTCATTTATACTGAGATGGAGGAAGTAATTATGtactataaatataaattattaattaaatgattAATAGCATGAAAGGAATTtgcattaaacaacttacaaaTAAAAAGTAGTATTAATGATGAAATTGTCTTTCATAAATGAATCTCAATTTGATGAAATTGTTTCACAAATTCAAATTGGGGATTTCACTATTAAGtctcaaatatcatttgcaTATCATGTTATGCACGAgaaacgtttttatatttttatatttatatataattgatatcaactcaattatcatatttataaatataattgatatcAAATCAATTATTATAATTGATTGTATTGAAATACCTCTTgtgacttaaaaaaaaaatgaaagtaagATAACATGAAATCGAATTGAGGATAATGAAATTGAAGTAACATTACATGAAATCTAATTAGGTATTATTAAATCAAAGTAAGCTTAGTGGAAATCGAATTGGAGATTATGAAACCGAAGCTTGATTAGAAGAAATCGCATTGGGGATTATCAAATTGAAGTAAAAATAGTGGAAATtgaattgaggattctcaaatcgAAGTATGATTAGTAGGAAATCGATTgtgggattctcaaattcatgTATGATAATTGATAAGCAAAAAATCATTTGGGGATTATGAAACTGAAGTACAATTAGTGGAAAATCatttgaggattctcaaattgaagtatgattagtgaaaaatcatTTTGGGATTGtgaaattgaagtatgattagtgggtaATCATTTGGGGATTATGAAAAATGATGTATGGTTAGTGGAAAATTATTtagggattctcaaattcaagtatgattagtggaaaatcaaTTAGGGATTCCCAAATTGAAGTATGATAGGTGGGAAATCATTTGGAGATTAtaaaattgaagtatgattagtgaaaagtCGTTTGGGGATTAAGAAAATGAAGTATGGTTAGTGGGGAATCgattggagattctcaaattcaagtatgattagtagGAAATCATTTGGGTATTatgaaattgaagtatgattagcGGGAAATCATATGGGTATTCTCAAATTGAAGTAAGATTAGTGAAACATTATTTGAGGATTCTCGAATTGAGATAAGATTAGTGAAATAAATCGATTGGGATTATGAAATTGAAGTTAGATTAGTGAATACCCATATGAtttcccactaatcatacttcaattttcTTAATCCCCAAAcgattttccactaatcatacttcaatttcatAATCTCCAAATGATTTCCCACCTATCATACTTCAATTTGGGAATCCCTAATTGATTTTTCACTAATCGtatttgaatttgagaatccccaaataATTTTCCACTAACCATACATCATTTTTCATAATCCCCAAATGATtacccactaatcatacttcaatttcaCAATCCCAAAAtaatttttcactaatcatacttcaatttgagaatcctcaaaaTCTACTGTTAGATATTTTCAAAACGCCATTGATGCCCCGAAGGAGTGAACGTCAAAGATCTCCACAATTAGGTTGTTCTTAGTTTCGGTGATCTGGTCGTATGTTGTGCTTGCATTAATTGCGTTTTTTTGTTAGTGGTAACCCAGCCGCGGCTAAAGTTGCAAAAATAAGAGCTTGAATACCGTAATTGGATATTCAAGTGGAAATTTGCCAATACCTCCgggtaaattgagaataccgtcgaaTTAAATTGAGAATACATCCGGGTAAATTGAAAATATCGTCGGGTAAATTGACAATACCTTCGGGTAatttgagaataccgccgggaaaattgagaataccgccggaaaaattgagaataccgcctggtaaattgagaataccgctggaaaaattgagaatactgagaataccgccggaaaaattgagaataccgccgggtaaattgagaataccgcccggtaaattgagaataccgccgaaaaaattgagaataccgccggataaattgagaataccgccggaaaaattgagaataccgccggaaaAATTGATAATACCGtcggaaaaattgagaataccgccggataatgtatacattgTCAAATTTAGATTATCAATAGTTAAAAtaccaattaattttattaattaacaaTGAATATAATAAATTCATCACAAGatgtaataaaatttaaaatttatttaatttgatatataatatacaaaaaataaaaattaaatgagcaagatgtaataatttaaaattttaacatattaaaagtttatattttaataagtgaTAATTTTTCCTTAAATTGTTACCTATAAAAACGAAGTAAATTTTTAAGTGGTAATTATGATTGGACACAGATTTTAAGGTCTTTCTAAATAgcttttattcatatttttatttactaCAATCTTCTGATTATTTTGTGTTATAATTATTTAACTCAATTGCTCAAACGAATCAAACAACTATACGGGATATACACGGTAGGGGACACAATATCTTACACAGTTTACTATACAGTAAAATGACATAACCGTGTAAGTAAATGTGTAGATGTTACCTAATCGTATAGTCAACTGTGTAACTAAGAACACCAACTTTAgagttttttattaaaaagaatttTCGATAAAAATTCAACACACACCTTAGATCATGTTAATCAATATGTTGGAAGTTATAATTTACCACttaattatatttcattttctaacaaattggtaattaataattatttgaagttgTAAGTATTTGAAAGAGTTAATCTTGCTTCAATAAATATCTTCAATATATTAGTGGAGATATAGGTAatagtataattattaataattgatGCACAATTCATACTTGTAATTGTTTATCATAATCATCAACTTTAATGATGTatacttataattattttaggCTATCCATCCACGTCAATTGCTCAAACGAATCAAACAGCTATACGGAACATACACGGTAGGGGACACAATATCTTACACAGTTTACTACACAG
The genomic region above belongs to Salvia miltiorrhiza cultivar Shanhuang (shh) chromosome 5, IMPLAD_Smil_shh, whole genome shotgun sequence and contains:
- the LOC131024233 gene encoding protein high chlorophyll fluorescent 107-like, which translates into the protein MSTFSSSSSSSSSKFTLFSPSQNPNYSKFHLITPLKTPNSSPPHRTLLHIHSHDSSSPPALRENPQTSASKAEMEEYGDGFDEEIIKAKKSLEELLVVRRPVMEEGRAEEDGGSGVKLQEGAASSKVDEGLSRFAKKMPIFEPKILESGSEEKLLLVNLDLALYKAKLLVRNYRFQEAEEILRKCINYWPEDGRPYVALGKALSKQSKMNEARAVYEKGCQATQGENSYIWQCWAVLESRMGNIRRARELFDASTVADKKHIAAWHGWAVLEMKEGNIKKARHLLGKALKFCGGNEYIYQTLALLEVRSKRYEQARYLFKQATKCNPRSCASWLAWAQLEAQQENIRAARRLFEKAVQSSPKNRFAWHVWGVFEANLGNLDLARKLLMIGHAVNPRDPVLLQSLALLEYRYSTANLARVLFKRASELDPRHQPVWIAWGWMEWKEGNLAKARELYQKALSIDSTTESAARCLQAWGVLEQRVGNLSAARRLFRSSLNINSQSYVTWMTWASLEEDQGNSIRAEEIRNLYFQQRTEIVDDASWIMGFLDIIDPAVDSIKRLLNLEKGDSTAEERIANEQFGGVSADNGEGNAAGSGSGFNLDEFVRQKLSLDPSNLEVRFASSSWSKSGKSATNVRRSESKNAPAVPKE